The following are from one region of the Silene latifolia isolate original U9 population chromosome 9, ASM4854445v1, whole genome shotgun sequence genome:
- the LOC141601525 gene encoding uncharacterized protein LOC141601525 yields the protein MSIAGVDGVVHNTCAGIEGAFLDYYKSPLGTSLPTKPVHSPTVRTGKLVTDDHRNILLAAVTPAEIKECMFAISSTKSPGPDGYNSQFFKDSWEIVEEDVTLAIQDFFPELMLVALHFPQKFIELVMTCVSSPSYSLAVNGNNFGFFQGRRGLRQGDPLSPLFFTICMEYLSRILGVVAQQDGFKFHPMCGHIKLNHFLFADDLLLFCKGTDISIMWLLRAFYTFSAASGLQLNRSKSDIYFNGGALPFKYLGVPISSKKLTKNEGLKLTERIVARIRGWWAKHVSYAGRVTLVNAVLANLHSYWATIFLIPSCIMNKINAICKNFLWSGKSDYSKVPNIGWDTCCYPKEEGGLGIKDIKKWNKALLGKYVWWLANKKDHLWVRWVNHVYMKGTNWFDYMAPSDCSWPWKKITYIMHTYKQAYTTNLWLNAHAPYTVAAGYEWLLVKKPKVSWWFLCWNSLNIPKCLFIFWKFMHQRLPTRDRLARMGLAVEKIFPICLLANESHGHLVYDCVYAKTYTSLLQNSLHTVFTLQDLVCWFSAGRRISKMRKRYVGACHEALIYWIWRIRNEARLDHFVGRPELIVHQILQDVKTRFLKQNFTIMGARDKNWFHSL from the exons ATGAGCATTGCTGGAGTGGATGGAGTTGTGCATAATACCTGTGCTGGTATAGAAGGTGCCTTCTTAGACTATTACAAAAGTCCGTTGGGCACTTCTTTGCCTACTAAACCTGTTCATTCCCCTACTGTTAGGACTGGTAAGTTGGTCACTGATGATCACAGAAATATTTTATTGGCTGCTGTGACTCCTGCTGAGATTAAAGAGTGTATGTTTGCTATCTCTTCTACTAAATCACCTGGTCCTGACGGCTATAATAGCCAATTTTTTAAGGACTCATGGGAGATAGTAGAGGAGGATGTAACCTTGGCAATCCAAGATTTTTTTCCAGAACTG ATGTTAGTTGCTTTGCATTTCCCTCAGAAATTTATTGAGTTGGTGATGACTTGTGTGAGTAGCCCTTCATATTCTCTTGCTGTCAATGGTAATAATTTTGGTTTCTTTCAAGGAAGGAGGGGTTTAAGGCAAGGTGACCCTCTTTCTCCCTTGTTTTTTACCATCTGCATGGAGTACTTATCAAGGATTCTAGGTGTGGTTGCTCAGCAGGATGGGTTCAAGTTTCACCCCATGTGTGGTCATATTAAGTTGAATCATTTTCTATTTGCTGATGATCTTCTTCTGTTTTGCAAGGGGACTGATATTTCTATTATGTGGCTCCTACGAGCTTTTTATACTTTCTCTGCTGCTTCTGGGCTTCAACTGAATAGGAGCAAATCAGATATTTACTTCAATGGA GGGGCCCTTCCTTTTAAGTACTTAGGAGTTCCCATTTCTTCTAAGAAGTTGACTAAGAATGAGGGGCTCAAATTGACTGAGAGAATAGTAGCTAGGATTAGAGGTTGGTGGGCTAAGCATGTCTCTTATGCAGGCAGGGTGACTTTGGTGAATGCTGTGTTGGCCAATTTGCACTCTTATTGGGCTACAATCTTTCTGATTCCTAGTTGTATTATGAACAAAATCAATGCAATATGCAAGAATTTTTTATGGAGTGGCAAGTCTGATTATAGCAAGGTTCCTAATATCGGTTGGGATACTTGTTGTTATCCAAAAGAGGAGGGTGGTTTGGGTATCAAAGACATAAAAAAGTGGAACAAAGCTTTGCTAGGGAAGTATGTGTGGTGGCTTGCTAATAAGAAAGATCACCTTTGGGTTCGATGGGTGAaccatgtgtatatgaaaggAACTAATTGGTTTGATTACATGGCCCCCTCTGATTGCAGTTGGCCATGGAAGAAGATCACTTATATAATGCATACTTATAAGCAAGCTTACACCACTAATCTTTGGTTGAATGCTCATGCTCCTTACACTGTGGCAGCAGGGTATGAGTGGTTGCTGGTGAAAAAACCTAAGGTCTCTTGGTGGTTTCTCTGCTGGAACTCCTTAAACATCCCCAAATGTTTATTCATCTTCTGGAAATTTATGCATCAGAGATTACCCACAAGAGATAGGCTGGCTAGAATGGGTTTAGCAGTGGAGAAGATTTTCCCAATTTGTCTATTGGCTAATGAGAGTCATGGCCATTTGGTGTATGACTGTGTTTATGCTAAAACCTATACTAGTCTGCTGCAAAACAGCCTACACACTGTCTTCACATTGCAGGATTTAGTCTGTTGGTTTTCTGCAGGTAGACGTATTTCTAAAATGCGAAAGAGGTATGTTGGTGCTTGTCATGAGGCACTGATTTATTGGATTTGGAGAATACGGAATGAGGCACGGCTGGATCATTTTGTTGGGAGACCTGAGCTGATAGTCCATCAAATTTTACAGGATGTCAAAACGAGATTTTTGAAGCAAAATTTCACTATCATGGGTGCAAGAGATAAAAATTGGTTCCATTCCTTATAG